The Mycolicibacterium fluoranthenivorans genome has a window encoding:
- a CDS encoding prolyl oligopeptidase family serine peptidase: MTSRHAFGDLDRYLELPRVAGLAVSPDGARLVTTVSEINHDRTEFVTAIWELDPAGQLPARRLTRGIKGESAPSFTAAGDLLFLAARPAPGDDTPPAALWQLPAAGGEAVELRALPGGVSAVHTATAADRVLVTAPLLPSAATVEDDARLRALRKDNKVSAILHTRYPVRHWDHDLGPDQPHLLDAADSRDLTPAPGAALREAGVAVSADGTFVVTSWQAAGPGAVIRVVLMRIDTATGVRQVIVDDPDADLGHPAISPDGGRLAFLRETVSTPELAPRITLCVMRFGEPWVEVSAQWDRWPSSVSWTTDGTALVITADDGGGCPIFSVHPETGAVTRLTHDDHSYAEVRTAPGGVIYALRHSYAAPPHPVRIDADGRVVTLPCVEIPSLPGTLEELTATAEDGAAVRSWLVLPEGNEPAPLLLWVHGGPLGSWNAWHWRWNPWLMAAAGYAVLMPDPALSTGYGQHFIQRGWGAWGAAPYTDLMAATDAACAHPRIDAGRTAAMGGSFGGYMANWIAGHTDRFDAIVTHASLWALDQFGHTTDGAYWWAREMTEQMTQHNSPHRQVGSINTPMLVIHGDKDYRVPVGEALRLWYELLTESALPADPDDGTSAHQFLYFPSEGHWIAQPQHTKIWYQVTLAFLARHVLGEDGAVPETLG; this comes from the coding sequence ATGACGTCTCGCCACGCATTCGGTGACCTCGACCGCTATCTCGAACTACCCAGGGTCGCCGGACTCGCGGTCTCCCCGGACGGCGCCCGGCTGGTCACCACCGTCAGCGAGATCAACCACGATCGCACCGAATTCGTCACGGCGATATGGGAATTGGATCCGGCGGGGCAGCTTCCCGCGCGGCGTCTGACCCGGGGGATCAAAGGTGAATCGGCGCCGTCCTTCACCGCCGCCGGAGATCTGCTGTTCCTCGCGGCCCGCCCCGCGCCCGGTGACGACACACCACCCGCCGCGCTGTGGCAGCTGCCCGCAGCCGGCGGCGAGGCCGTCGAACTGCGCGCACTCCCCGGCGGGGTCAGCGCCGTGCACACCGCGACCGCAGCCGACCGCGTCCTCGTCACGGCGCCGCTGCTGCCGTCGGCGGCCACCGTCGAAGACGACGCCCGGTTGCGTGCGCTGCGCAAGGACAACAAGGTCTCGGCAATCCTGCACACCCGCTACCCGGTGCGGCACTGGGATCACGACCTCGGGCCCGACCAGCCCCACCTGCTCGACGCGGCCGACTCCCGTGACCTCACCCCGGCGCCCGGAGCCGCGCTGCGCGAAGCCGGTGTCGCGGTCAGCGCCGACGGCACGTTCGTGGTGACATCGTGGCAGGCCGCCGGACCCGGTGCCGTGATCCGTGTCGTGTTGATGCGCATCGACACCGCCACCGGCGTTCGTCAGGTGATCGTCGACGACCCCGATGCAGATCTCGGCCATCCGGCGATCTCGCCGGATGGTGGACGGCTCGCTTTCCTGCGCGAGACGGTGTCCACCCCCGAGCTGGCGCCGCGGATCACGTTGTGCGTCATGAGGTTCGGTGAACCGTGGGTGGAGGTGAGCGCGCAGTGGGATCGCTGGCCGTCGTCGGTGAGCTGGACGACCGACGGCACCGCCCTGGTGATCACCGCCGACGACGGGGGCGGGTGCCCGATCTTCTCGGTGCACCCGGAAACCGGTGCCGTGACGCGGCTGACCCACGATGACCATAGTTACGCGGAGGTGCGCACCGCGCCCGGCGGCGTCATCTACGCGCTGCGCCATTCTTACGCTGCGCCGCCCCATCCGGTGCGGATTGACGCGGACGGGCGGGTCGTCACGCTGCCGTGCGTCGAGATTCCTTCGCTGCCAGGCACATTGGAAGAGCTGACGGCCACGGCCGAGGACGGCGCGGCCGTGCGGTCCTGGCTGGTGCTACCAGAGGGGAACGAACCCGCACCGCTGCTGTTGTGGGTGCACGGCGGACCGCTGGGCAGTTGGAACGCCTGGCATTGGCGCTGGAACCCCTGGCTGATGGCCGCCGCCGGCTACGCCGTGCTGATGCCCGACCCCGCGTTGTCCACCGGTTACGGACAGCACTTCATCCAGCGCGGTTGGGGTGCCTGGGGTGCGGCGCCCTATACGGATCTGATGGCGGCCACCGACGCGGCCTGTGCCCATCCGAGGATCGATGCCGGCCGGACCGCCGCCATGGGCGGATCGTTCGGCGGCTATATGGCCAACTGGATCGCCGGGCACACCGACCGCTTCGATGCCATCGTCACCCACGCCAGCCTGTGGGCGCTGGACCAGTTCGGCCACACCACCGACGGCGCGTACTGGTGGGCGCGCGAGATGACCGAGCAGATGACACAACACAATTCACCACACCGGCAGGTCGGCTCCATCAACACCCCGATGCTGGTGATCCACGGCGACAAGGACTATCGCGTCCCTGTCGGTGAGGCGCTGCGGCTCTGGTACGAGCTACTCACCGAGTCGGCACTGCCGGCCGACCCGGATGACGGCACCAGTGCCCATCAGTTCCTGTACTTTCCCTCCGAGGGGCACTGGATCGCGCAGCCGCAGCACACCAAGATCTGGTACCAGGTCACCCTCGCGTTCCTGGCCCGCCACGTTCTGGGTGAGGACGGCGCCGTGCCCGAGACGCTCGGGTAG
- a CDS encoding saccharopine dehydrogenase family protein, producing MTSQREFDLVLYGATGFAGKLTAEYLAKAAGPARIALAGRSADKVRAVRDALGESAASWTIIEADAGVPATLAAMAERTQVVVTTVGPYTRYGLPLVAACVEAGTDYADLTGETPFIRDSVDQFHKQAADTGVRIVHSCGFDSVPSDLTVYALYDKVRADGTGDLTDTDLVLRTFAGGVSGGTVASMMEFFRTAAGDPDIRREMLDPYTLSTDRAAEPDLGHQSDTPWIRGVQIAPELAGVWTGAFAMAAPNSRIVRRSNALLDWAYGRTFRYAEHMSTGSSVLAPVVAAVDTAVNAAALGLGMKYLNKVPSALLERIVPKPGTGPSEQTRENGHYRIETYTTTSTGARYRAVIAQQGDPGYKATAVLLGESGLALALDRDRLSDLRGVLTPAAAMGDALLTRLPAAGVTLETTRLD from the coding sequence ATGACCTCGCAGCGGGAATTCGACCTCGTCCTGTACGGCGCCACCGGCTTCGCCGGCAAACTCACCGCCGAGTACCTGGCCAAGGCGGCCGGCCCGGCCCGGATCGCGCTGGCCGGGCGGTCCGCCGACAAAGTGCGTGCGGTGCGCGACGCCTTGGGGGAGTCGGCCGCCTCATGGACCATCATCGAAGCCGATGCGGGGGTGCCGGCCACGCTGGCGGCGATGGCCGAGCGCACCCAGGTGGTCGTCACCACCGTCGGGCCCTACACCCGCTACGGCCTGCCGCTGGTGGCCGCCTGCGTGGAAGCCGGCACCGACTACGCCGATCTCACCGGTGAGACACCGTTCATCCGCGACAGTGTCGACCAATTCCACAAGCAGGCCGCCGATACCGGCGTCCGCATCGTGCATTCCTGCGGATTCGACTCGGTCCCTTCCGATCTCACCGTCTATGCCCTCTACGACAAGGTGCGCGCCGACGGGACCGGTGACCTCACCGACACCGACCTGGTGTTGCGCACCTTCGCCGGCGGGGTATCCGGTGGCACCGTCGCCTCGATGATGGAGTTCTTCCGCACGGCCGCCGGTGATCCGGATATCCGGCGCGAAATGCTCGACCCGTACACGCTGAGCACAGACCGTGCCGCCGAGCCCGATCTGGGACACCAGTCGGATACGCCCTGGATTCGCGGCGTCCAGATCGCGCCCGAACTGGCCGGCGTGTGGACCGGTGCGTTTGCGATGGCAGCGCCGAACTCGCGAATCGTGCGGCGCAGTAACGCCCTTCTGGACTGGGCATATGGCCGAACGTTCCGCTATGCCGAGCACATGAGCACGGGTTCCTCGGTGCTGGCACCGGTCGTCGCCGCGGTGGACACCGCCGTGAACGCCGCGGCCCTCGGCCTCGGAATGAAGTACCTCAACAAGGTGCCGTCGGCCCTGCTGGAGCGGATCGTGCCGAAACCCGGCACCGGGCCGAGCGAACAAACCAGGGAAAACGGGCACTACCGCATCGAGACGTACACCACGACCAGCACGGGTGCGCGCTACCGGGCCGTCATCGCCCAGCAGGGCGATCCCGGCTACAAGGCGACTGCGGTGCTGCTCGGCGAGAGCGGGCTGGCGCTGGCGCTGGACCGGGACCGGCTCTCCGATCTGCGTGGCGTACTGACGCCCGCCGCGGCGATGGGCGACGCACTGCTCACCCGGCTTCCGGCCGCCGGGGTGACATTGGAGACCACCCGGCTGGATTGA
- a CDS encoding DUF937 domain-containing protein, which yields MAGLDDLFAQIPVRDIATKLGADEGEVNNAIRTLVPALVGGLQHNVTSGDIDSSTLESAVTAQGASGLLDGGVSVDQVDQAEGDNIVAHIFGGNDTNQVASALADSGAGGSSLIKQLLPILAPIVLAYIGKQFAQNNATPAASAASGGGGGLGDILGSVLAGAGGGGGAGNNPLGNILGGVLGGLLGGKK from the coding sequence ATGGCCGGTCTGGATGATCTCTTCGCACAGATTCCGGTACGCGATATTGCGACGAAGCTGGGGGCCGATGAAGGCGAGGTGAACAACGCCATCCGGACCCTGGTCCCGGCCCTGGTGGGCGGACTGCAGCACAACGTCACGTCCGGCGATATCGACTCCAGCACGCTGGAGTCGGCGGTCACCGCACAGGGGGCCAGCGGACTGCTGGACGGCGGCGTGAGCGTCGACCAGGTGGATCAGGCCGAGGGCGACAACATCGTCGCCCACATCTTCGGCGGTAACGACACCAACCAGGTGGCCTCGGCGCTCGCGGACAGCGGAGCCGGGGGAAGCAGCCTGATCAAGCAGCTGCTGCCGATCCTGGCCCCCATCGTGCTGGCCTATATCGGCAAGCAGTTCGCGCAGAACAACGCCACGCCGGCCGCTTCGGCCGCTTCGGGCGGAGGTGGCGGATTGGGCGACATCCTGGGCAGTGTCCTCGCCGGCGCCGGCGGTGGAGGCGGCGCGGGTAACAACCCGCTGGGCAACATCCTCGGCGGCGTGCTCGGTGGACTCCTCGGCGGCAAGAAGTAG
- a CDS encoding valine--tRNA ligase, with amino-acid sequence MTASPSSRADALPKSWEPGAVESELYQGWVDAGYFTADPSSTKPPYSIVLPPPNVTGSLHMGHALDHTLMDALTRRKRMQGFEVLWLPGMDHAGIATQSVVEKQLAVDGKTKEDFGRELFVDKVWDWKRESGGTIGGQMRRLGDGVDWSRDRFTMDEGLSRAVRTIFKRLYDAGLIYQAERLVNWSPVLQTAISDLEVKYEDVEGELVSFRYGSLDDAQPHIVVATTRLETMLGDTAIAVHPDDERYRALVGTTLPHPFLDRDVIIVADAHVDPEFGTGAVKVTPAHDPNDFEIGVRHNLAMPSILDKAGAITGTGTPFDGMDRFEARVAVREALAADGRIVAEKRPYLHSVGHSERSGEPIEPRLSLQWWVKVESLAKAAGDAVRGGDTVIHPASLEPRWFAWVDNMHDWCISRQLWWGHRIPIWHGPDGQQVCLGPDETAPEGWVQDPDVLDTWFSSALWPFSTMGWPEKTPELEKFYPTSVLVTGYDILFFWVARMMMFGTFVAGDDVVAAGTVPFRNVFLHGLIRDEFGRKMSKSKGNGIDPLDWVEKFGADALRFTLARGASPGGDLSIGEDAARASRNFATKLFNATKFALMNGAAPAPLPAAGELTDADRWILGRLEEVRAEADAALEAYEFSRACEALYHFAWDEFCDWYVELAKVQLSQGITHTTAVLAAVLDALLKLLHPVMPFVTETLWTTLTGGESLVIADWPAPSGFALDSVAARRVADMQKLVTEVRRFRSDQGLADRQRVPARLSGLDVADVQSQLPAVTALAWLTEPADGFTASASVEVRLSEGTVVVELDTSGTVDVAAERRRLEKDLAAAQKELVQTAGKLGNAEFLAKAPEAVVDKIKGRQQLAQEEVERITARLAALA; translated from the coding sequence GTGACTGCCAGCCCTTCCTCGCGCGCCGATGCCCTTCCCAAGTCATGGGAGCCGGGTGCGGTAGAAAGCGAGCTCTATCAGGGTTGGGTCGACGCGGGCTACTTCACGGCCGACCCGTCGAGCACCAAGCCGCCGTACTCGATCGTCCTGCCGCCGCCGAACGTGACCGGCAGCCTGCACATGGGCCACGCGCTGGACCACACGCTGATGGACGCCCTGACCCGGCGCAAGCGCATGCAGGGTTTCGAGGTGCTGTGGCTGCCCGGCATGGATCACGCCGGCATCGCCACCCAGTCGGTGGTGGAGAAGCAGCTTGCCGTCGACGGCAAGACCAAAGAGGACTTCGGCCGCGAACTGTTCGTCGACAAGGTGTGGGACTGGAAGCGCGAATCCGGTGGCACCATCGGCGGGCAGATGCGCCGGCTCGGCGACGGGGTGGACTGGAGTCGCGACCGGTTCACCATGGACGAGGGTCTGTCCCGTGCGGTGCGCACCATCTTCAAGCGGCTCTATGACGCCGGGCTGATCTACCAGGCCGAGCGCCTGGTGAACTGGTCGCCGGTGCTGCAGACCGCGATCAGCGACCTCGAGGTGAAGTACGAGGACGTCGAGGGCGAGCTGGTGTCGTTCCGGTACGGATCTCTCGACGACGCGCAACCGCATATCGTGGTGGCCACCACCCGGCTGGAGACCATGCTCGGCGACACCGCCATCGCGGTGCATCCCGATGACGAGCGCTACCGCGCGCTGGTCGGCACGACGCTGCCGCACCCGTTCCTGGACCGCGACGTCATCATCGTCGCCGACGCCCACGTCGATCCCGAATTCGGTACCGGCGCAGTCAAAGTCACCCCCGCACACGACCCGAACGACTTCGAGATCGGTGTCCGGCACAACCTCGCCATGCCGTCCATCCTGGACAAGGCCGGCGCGATCACCGGCACCGGAACGCCATTCGACGGCATGGACCGGTTCGAGGCGCGCGTCGCGGTGCGTGAGGCGCTGGCCGCCGACGGCCGCATCGTCGCCGAGAAGCGTCCGTATCTGCACAGTGTCGGCCACTCCGAGCGCAGCGGCGAGCCCATCGAGCCGCGGCTGAGCCTGCAGTGGTGGGTCAAGGTCGAGTCACTGGCCAAGGCGGCCGGGGACGCAGTGCGGGGCGGCGACACCGTGATTCACCCCGCCAGCCTGGAACCGCGCTGGTTCGCGTGGGTGGACAACATGCACGACTGGTGCATCTCGCGCCAGCTCTGGTGGGGCCACCGCATCCCGATCTGGCACGGTCCCGACGGTCAGCAGGTGTGTCTGGGTCCCGACGAGACCGCGCCCGAGGGCTGGGTGCAGGACCCGGATGTGCTCGACACCTGGTTCTCATCGGCGCTGTGGCCGTTCTCCACGATGGGCTGGCCGGAGAAGACCCCCGAGCTGGAGAAGTTCTATCCGACCAGCGTGCTGGTCACCGGCTACGACATCCTGTTCTTCTGGGTGGCCCGGATGATGATGTTCGGCACCTTCGTCGCCGGTGACGATGTGGTGGCTGCCGGCACGGTGCCGTTCCGGAACGTCTTCCTGCACGGCCTGATCCGCGACGAGTTCGGCCGAAAGATGAGCAAGTCCAAGGGCAACGGTATCGACCCGCTCGATTGGGTGGAGAAGTTCGGTGCCGACGCCCTGCGGTTCACCCTGGCCCGCGGTGCGAGCCCCGGTGGCGACCTGTCGATCGGTGAGGACGCTGCGCGTGCTTCGCGCAACTTCGCCACCAAGTTGTTCAACGCCACCAAGTTCGCGCTGATGAACGGTGCGGCCCCCGCGCCGCTGCCCGCCGCGGGTGAACTCACCGACGCCGACCGGTGGATCCTGGGCCGGCTCGAGGAGGTGCGCGCCGAGGCCGACGCCGCGCTGGAGGCTTACGAGTTCAGCCGAGCCTGTGAGGCGCTGTACCACTTCGCCTGGGACGAGTTCTGCGACTGGTACGTCGAGCTGGCCAAAGTGCAGCTCTCGCAAGGTATTACGCACACCACTGCGGTGCTGGCCGCGGTGCTCGACGCGCTGCTGAAGCTGCTGCACCCGGTGATGCCGTTTGTCACCGAGACGCTGTGGACGACGCTCACCGGCGGTGAGTCGCTGGTGATCGCGGACTGGCCGGCACCGTCGGGCTTTGCGCTGGATTCCGTTGCCGCCCGGCGCGTCGCGGATATGCAGAAGCTGGTGACCGAGGTGCGCAGGTTCCGCAGCGATCAGGGCCTGGCCGACCGGCAGCGGGTCCCGGCCCGGCTCAGCGGTCTCGACGTCGCGGACGTGCAGTCCCAGCTGCCGGCGGTGACCGCCCTGGCCTGGCTCACCGAACCGGCCGACGGTTTCACCGCCTCGGCGTCGGTCGAGGTGCGGCTGTCCGAGGGCACCGTCGTGGTGGAGCTGGACACCTCCGGCACCGTCGACGTCGCCGCCGAACGGCGCCGCCTGGAGAAGGATCTGGCCGCCGCGCAGAAGGAATTGGTCCAGACCGCAGGCAAACTCGGCAACGCCGAATTCCTGGCCAAGGCCCCCGAAGCCGTCGTCGACAAGATCAAGGGCCGCCAGCAGCTGGCCCAGGAAGAGGTCGAGCGGATCACGGCTCGCCTGGCCGCACTCGCATGA